The sequence TAAAAATGAGCAACAGCGAAAAGAAAACAGACGTTATCTTAATTGGTGCCGGAATCATGAGTGCAACTTTAGGGACAATGCTGAAAGAATTGGTACCGGAATGGAACATTAAAGTGTTTGAGAAGCTTGCAGGCGCAGGCGAAGAAAGCTCTAACGAATGGAACAATGCGGGAACGGGGCATGCGGCACTGTGTGAGCTTAACTATACTAGTGAAAAACCAGATGGATCTGTAGATATTAGCAAAGCGATAAACATAAATGAACAGTTTCAGGTTTCCATGCAGTTTTGGTCGTATCTTGTAAACCGTCAGCTGATACATAATCCACAGGACTTTATCATGTCATTGCCTCATATGAGTATGGTACAAGGGGAAGAAAATATAACGTTTTTAAAGAAACGTTTTGAAGCAATGTCAAACAACCCTTTATTTGAGGGGATGGAGTTTTCCAAAGACCCGGAAAAGCTGATGGAATGGATTCCACTTATTATGCAAGGTCGTCCAGCGAATGAAGCGATAGCGGCAACCAAAATCGATTCTGGAACAGATGTTAACTTTGGTGCTTTAACGCGTATGTTATTTGATCACCTAAAGACTAAAAATGTTGATATGAATTACAAGCATAGTGTGGATGGTATAAAACGTACGGATGACGGTTCGTGGGAAGTGAAAGTGAAGAATGTCGATAGTGGTGCTGTAGAAAAACATACTGCGAAATTCGTCTTTATTGGAGGCGGAGGTGGAAGTCTACATTTACTGCAAAAAACCGGTATTCCTGAAAGTAAACATATCGGCGGATTCCCAGTGAGTGGGATATTTATGGTGTGTAATAATCCTGAAGTTGTGGAGAAGCATCATGCAAAAGTATATGGAAAAGCCGCGGTTGGTGCTCCACCAATGTCTGTTCCGCATTTGGATACACGGTTTATCGACAATAAAAAATCATTGCTATTCGGACCATTTGCCGGCTTCTCACCGAAATTTTTGAAAACGGGCTCCATGCTCGATTTAATCACTTCTGTCAAACCGAATAATGTCTTGACGATGTTAGCAGCTGGTGCAAAGGAAATGTCATTGACAAAGTACTTAATCCAGCAGGTGATGTTATCAAAGGAACAGCGTATGAAAGAGCTACGGGAGTTTATCCCGAATGCTAAAATCGACGAGTGGGATTTTGTGGTAGCTGGTCAACGTGTGCAAGTAATTAAAGACACGGAGGCGGGCGGTAAAGGAACGCTTCAATTTGGTACGGAAGTAGTCACTGCCGAAGATGGTTCTGTTGCAGCGTTACTGGGTGCTTCTCCAGGGGCTTCGACTGCCGTTCACGTTATGTTTGAAGTCATTAAAAAATGCTTCCCACAACATATGACAGAGTGGGAACCGAAACTGAAGGAAATGGTACCTTCTTATGGTCTGTCACTCATGGACAACCCCGAGTTGTTACGAGAAGTTCATGCTTCAACGGCGAAGGTACTTGGTTTGAGTGAAGATTTACCCGAGTCTAGTAGTTCAGTGGAGATAGAAGTAGAAGAAGTGTAAGTAAATAAAAGCAAGCATAGATGGCTGACATTCAGCTTTCTATGCTTGCTTTTTGTAACTTGTTAAATAAATATTCACAACTATTTTATATATGCTACACTGAAGTGAAAAAGCTATCCAAAAAGAGGTGTCAAATTATGACTTCACAATTGACGGCTTATATTACGCTTGTTGTTACATCAGGGATACTTAATTTATATTTATGCTTGTATGTATTTGTCAGGCGTCATAACTATACTAATATAGCTAATATTTTTATTCTGTATACTTCGTCCATCACGATTTATTGTTTTGCATCTGCTCTTGGACTAATGGCTATGACACTGGAGCAAATTAAGTTTTGGACAGTTATTCTATATATTGGCTTACCATTTGCTCCACCTCTTGGGCTGTTATTTATAATGAAGTATTTGGGAATTAAACTAACGAAAAAAAGGTATGTGGCTCTTTTTATAATTCCCATTGTTAGTTTAGTAATGGTTGCTACGAATGATTGGCATCATTTTTATTATAGAGTGTTTGAAATTGATCCGATTTTGGGGGCTCCCTACGTTCATCAGGAGATTGGCATGTGGTATATGATTTATGGTGCTTTCATATTTTCCTGCATGTTCGTAGCTTTTTTACTAGTACTTTCTCGTTGGAGAGAAACAGCTAAGGTTTATCGTCTGCAATTATTTGCGTTGATGTGTAGCCAACTACTTCCTATGCTAACAGCTTTTCTTTATTTAATCGGATTTACACCTCCAGGCATCGATCCAGTGCCTATGGTTTTATGGCTTTCTTCGCTGTTATATTTATGGTCTATTAACTCATCACGTATGTTTATGATTATGCCAGTTGCTAAAGACACGATATTTAATAGTATTAATGATGGTGTGATTGTGTTGGATGAATCTTATCGGTTAATTGAGTATAACCAGGTGTGTGTAAGAATGTTTCCCGGGTTACATAAATCGATGTTTGGCATGGATTTTGATAAGGTTTGGTTTGCACTAGTGGGAGACTCATTTCCTTCTGAATTCGAGACTGCTGCATTCATTTGGGAAATGCAAGTAGATGTCGATGATTCGAAGCGTATCTATCAGGTTCGAACGTCTTTATTGCAACATACTCATGATCGTAAAGGTCTATTACTTATTTTTACTGATATTACAGAGTTAAAAAGGCTGCAAGTGAAATTGGAGCAGCAAGCTTATTATGATGAGCTGACACAAATCTTAAATCGTCGGGCATTTTTTCAGCAAACTGAGCAAGACTTTGCCGCGGCAAAGAAGACCTCATCACCATTAACCGTTATTTTAATCGATATTGATTTTTTTAAAAAAGTGAATGATACTTATGGTCATGATGTTGGTGATCAAATGCTTAGGCATGTAGTGAAAGTTTGCCAAACGCAATTGGAAGAAGGCATCCTATTTGCTCGATATGGCGGTGAGGAATTCGTTCTCGCACTTAATGGAAGTACGGCACTTGAGGGTGAAGCGTTGGCTAATCAGCTGCGGAGGCATGTAGAAGCACAGCCCCTCATTACTGCTGAAGGAGCTATTTCCGTTACGTTAAGTAGTGGAGTGGCTGAGGCAACACAGGAGACAGAGGAAACACTACATCAGCTTTTGAATAAAGCTGATATAGCTTTATATGCCGCAAAACGAGAAGGACGTAACCGGGTATGTGTCTATACAGAGACACAAAAAGTGCTTTATAATTAGTTCATTAGGGAAAGTAAGGATAAGTGGTACAACAACGAAAAAGTCGATAAAATAGAATATGTGTTCTGTTTTTGGTGAAAATAATATATTGAGTATTAATGGTGAAAAAATTACCGAAGGGAGTGAAATCATGATTACAAAAATTGGTCAAATTATGCTATATGTCAATAACCAGGACGAGACAGTGAAGTTTTGGACAGAGACAGTGGGATTTAGCGTTATTTCAGAAGAGGATAATGGCCAGGGCATGAGATGGATTGAGATTGCACCAACAAAGGATTCGGAAACGACAATTATCCTTCATAACAAAGAACTCATTGCAAAAATGCAACCGGAATTAAACCTTCAAACGCCTTCCTTGCTGCTGTTCTCGGATAACTTGGATGCATTGTACAAGGATTTATCGGATAAGCAGGTCACGGTCGGGGAGCTAGTCACGATGCCTTCAGGTAGAGTATTTAACTTTGCAGATAATGAAGGAAATTACTTTGCGGTTTTAGAGAAAAAGTAAATACAATCAAATAAAAGTGCCAGGTACTCACCAAACTTTGAATGATTTGAGTATCCGGCACTTTTTGAAATGAAACTAAGTGGGGGGCTTACAATGCATAAATTAGATTACAAATCACCAATTGGTGTAATAGAAATAGTGGGTTCAAAGGAAGCTGTTAGTTCAATTCTGTTCGTTGAGCGAGACGGGGTCGTCAATGTGGTAGGGGACGAAACAAGCAAAGTTGTAGTAGATTGCTTTAATCAACTGGACGAATATTTTAAAGGTGAGCGTCATGTATTTACATTCCCTTATCACTTTGAAGGTACAGAATTTCAAAAAACGGTCTGGGACGCTTTGACAACAATTCCCTACGCTGAAACAGGGTCCTATAAAGATATTGCTGTTTCCATTAACAATGAAAAAGCTGTCAGAGCAGTGGGAACTGCCAATGGTAAAAATAAATTAAGTATCGTCATTCCTTGTCACCGCATTATCGGCGCAGACGGAAAGTTGACGGGTTATGCAGGTGGCTTGTGGAGGAAGGAATGGCTGCTTGAGCACGAGAGGACTTTTAAAAAGGATAATTGAAATTAGCGGAAAGGGGATTTAACATGACTGATATTGATAACTCAACTTTCGCAGGGCGAAATCGGCAAATAAGCCTTGATGTAACTAGGTAAACCAGCCATCCATTGCTGTAGTTGATTTTCGACTAGCTTTTTGAGTTTGGAATTGGTCTGTTTCAGGACATCTTGAAAAAGCTCGATCAATTGCTGTAAAGCCACAGCCCAATCTAGTTCATTGACTTCATCACATAATTCATAAAAAAGCCCACCTAATGTCCGTTCATCGGTGTTGCAGCGGTTTTGCCAAGCCAGTACGATATAGCGAGAAAATACAATCGTTGTATGGCTAATCAAGCTATCATATGAACGACCTTGAAACTCTTTTTGGAGTTTCAAAAGAGATTTAGTCGTCTTAAAAAACACCTCAATATCCCAGCGCATGCCGTAAATTCGCACAATTTCTTGTTCGGAAAGCGTACAGTCGGTACTGAGAATGGCGAGCCATTCGCTTTTCTTATTTCGATTTTGAATGAATATAATTTTTATAGGTGTCCCGTTCGACATGACACAATGAATGGAACGAAGGATGCTCTTTTTATCTTGAACGGGCTGCGCTAGATGATAAAGCTTCTTTAAATCAACCAGCTGACCCGCCACGGAATAGCGCTGTTTCGTTGCTTTTACCATGCCGATGACATCAATCCCTTGGTCAACAATTCCTTTGATAAGAGGTGGCATTGTAAACCAAGAATCCATCAAGACATAACTTGCGTCAATTCCACTCGAAAGCGCACGCTGAATCATAGCTGGAATTTGTTCAGGAGCCGTTTGTAACGCATTTACACGGCGTTTATAGCCAGATGTACGCTTATCGATATCCGCTTGAATTCCATTTATTTGAGAGTTTTTCGAGCTGAGTAAAGAAAAATCAACCGGCATAAACGTGTAGCCATCTGACCAGCCCAATGTAAGCATTCGGAAACCTTTGTAAAAACGCATTTTTGGTGAGGCGTGATCAAAACAGCGAGCGAGAAGCTCTACCTTTTTACTGCGATTTCGATCAAAAGATGAGTCATCAATAATAAACACCTTTGGACGAGTTTGGTCCGTGAGGTGTCCCACTTTTTGAATCGTAGAGGCACTGAAAGCTAGTAAAAACCGTCGCCAATTGAACGTGGATTGATTTAAGAATCGGTACACGGCATCTTTAGCTGGATAGCGCTCCGCTTTCTTTGATTCTAAAAGAGAAAACCAATTTCTATGTTGGAAAATCAAACAAAAGACAATTTGAAATAGGTATGAAGAGCTGAAACCCACTGACTTTTGAATGCCGGCATTACGCAAGTGTTTGAAAATCTCTAGCTCTGAGAAAACAGAGCGAAGTTCTTTAGGTAGTTGATTATTATCATGGTTATGATCTATCATATTAGTAGGCACCTCTTCTATGTGGTAGTGATTTCTCGATAATCTCACTATACCAAAAGAATGAGGTGTTTTTTTCATTTATGAAATTGTCAATGGACCTATTGATTAGGCCATAAAACTAGTTCAACCAACTGATCACACTGTTTTATTAGGTGCGAAAGTTGAGTTGATAAGTATAGTGAACAGACATTTGAGCGATACAAGTATATGAATGAATATGGTCAAGAAATTTGGTATGCGAGAGATCTAGCACAAGTTCTTCAATACAAGAGATATGATAAGTTCTTGAATGTTGTTGCAAAGGCGATTGAGGCTTGTAGTAATAGCCAACAAGATTCCGACGACCATTTTTCCCACGTGGGAAGAATGGTTGAAATCGGCTCTGGCGCAGAACGTGAAATTGAAGACATAGTGCTATCCCGCTATGCATGCTATCTTATCGTACAAAATGCCGATCCCAAAAAAGAAGTTGTTGCATTGGGACAAACCTATTTTGCCGTACAGACTCGTAAACAAGAATTACAAGATGAGTTTGCAAGACTCGATGAAGATAAAAAACGCTTAGCCATTCGGAATGAACTGAAGGAACATAATAAATCCTTAGCAGAAGCAGCCCAAAACGCTGGTGTGGAAACACCAATAGATTATGCCGTTTTTCAAAACCACGGCTATAAGGGTCTGTATGGTGGATTAGGGGCGAAAGAGATTCATCAACGAAAAGAGTTAAAGAAGAGCCATCAAATATTGGACTACATGGGTAGCACAGAGTTGGCGGCTAATCTATTCCGAGCGACACAAACGGATGAAAAACTGCGCCGTGATAATGTACAGGGAAAATCAGATGCGAACCAAACCCACTTTGAAGTGGGAAAAAAAGTCCGCCAAACAATCGAAGAATTGGGTGGAACAATGCCGGAGGACTTGCCGACCCCTAAGAAGGGCATTAAACAAATTGAAAAACTGGTACAAAAAAGACTTGGTGAATAAGAAGCATATCGAGTGAAACAGCAGGTGAGACACGGCTGGTAGGTGCTCACCTTTTTGACAAACAAAAATCTACTTCCCGTACTTTTTCATCAACCCTTCAATATGCCGTTTCACTTCAGGCCATTCTTCTTGTACAACACTATACATAACTGTATGCCGCACCTCTCCATTCGGTCGAATCATATGATTACGTAAAATCCCTTCTTTTGTGGCGCCAATTCGCTCGATGGCTTTTTGTGATCGGGTATTTTGGTGTCCTGTTTTAATTTGCACCCGTTGATATTGTAGTTGCTCAAAGCAGTAAGATAGCAGTAAATATTTGCATTCTGTATTGATGTTTGTACGCCAAACGGATGGATGTAGCCAGGTGTGTCCGAGCTCCAAACTTTTATGGGCAGTGGCAATATCAAAAAAACGTGTCGAACCAATTATTTCATTTGTTGCTCGAAGGACGATAACAAAAGGATATTCCGTTCCTGCTTCTCGATTTACGAGTGCCTGTTTAACATAGGCCTGTACGTCCTCTTTCGTTTGCAACGTCTGCGACATATGCGTCCAAATGCGTTTGTCCTGGCAGCTCGCGTATATGCCCTCTACATCGTCCTTAGTCATGAGCCGTAACAGTACATCATTTCCGATTAATTGAATAGTTTCCATAGTTCATCTCTCCTTTGTTTTATTACACATGAATTTTGATATGATAAGAAGTACCAAATTACATCAAAGTAACCATATCAAAGGAGTGTTTTTTGTGGAGCTAGCGTTCAATGGGAACGATCCATATTATCTTCAAATTTATAAACAAATTCGAGAAAAAATCATACAGCATCAGCTTCCTTTACATACAAAGTTACCATCCAAACGACAGCTTGCTAGAGATTTAGGTGTCAGTGTTCATACGGTTCAGGAAGCCTATGCTCAATTAGTGGCTGAAGGTTATATTGACAGTAAAGAGCGATCTGGTTACTTTGTTGCAGCTTATGACTATGAATTTCTCTCTCAGAAAGTGCAGCCAGTGCAAAGTGTGCCTTCTGAAGTGACTGACATTGAAATCGACTTCCATTCAGGCCATGTAGCGAAGGATGCTTTTCCTTTTAAAACGTGGAAAAGGTTACTAGGTCGGCATATAGGAGATGCCTCATTCGCTACAAGTCCTTGGCAGGGGGAATGGAGATTACGTCAAGAAATTGCTACATATGTTCAGCAATCCCGAGGTGTATTCTGTACACCACAACAAGTTTTTATCAGTAGCGGCACGCAAGTACAATTACAGATAATTTGTCAGTTTTTCCATGAAGTGCAGTCTGTTGCTATTGAAGATCCTGGGTTTATTCGTGCGAGAGCGGTTTTCGATCGGTACCATATTACTTACGAAGCGATTCCTGTTGATGAGTTCGGCGTGACAATTCCAAGTGGACCACATCAGTTACTCTACACAACGCCTGCGCATCAATTTCCACTTGGGATGATTTTACCGGTCCAAAGGAGGATTGAGTTAATTCAGTGGGCGCATCAAAACAATGCGTACATCATCGAGGATGATTATGACGGTGAATTTCGCTATAAGGGAAAGCCGATTCCGTCTCTTGCTGAGCTGGATCAAATGGAGCGTGTTATTTACTTTGGAACATTTTCAAAGACACTGATTCCTTCACTTCGTATGAGTTACTTTGTTTTGCCTATGAAGCTTGTGGAACCATTTGAGCAGCTATTTGCGCTTCAAAAATCAACAGTTTCTCGAATGGACCAACTTACCCTCGCGGATTTTATCGGAGAAGGGTATTGGAGGCGTCATCTCGATAAAATGAGGACGATTTATCGACAAAAGCAGAAGACAATTATCAAGGCTATTCATCATTATTTAACGCCTGATTATGAAGTGATTGGGGAGAACTCTGGTCTGCATATCGTGATAAAATTACCGGCAGATTTAACTGAAAAAGAAGCTATTGCATTGGCAAAAGCCAATCATATTGGTGTGTATCCAGTTTCAAATTCTTACGTCAATGCAAAACCTGACCATCTAGTGTTGCTCGGATATGGTGGGCTTTCACATGAGGAAATTGATTATGGTATTCAATTGCTTGCAGAGGTTTGGTGTGGAAAGTAGAAGGTAGAAGGTTCTTCCTGTAATACATATACGTCAAACAGGGATAAAAGGCTAATCAGCCAACTAATTATTATCATATAGTATGGATAGGGGGTGATAACAGTATGGAGAAATATAAAAAACGGAAAAGGATGGCGGAAATGACTAAAATTACTATATGTAGGAGTCAGACCATCTGCTGGCCAACAATAAAAATTAGTTCTTCTTGCATTGGAGTTCCTCCGATAAAGCCACCAGTAAATCCTTCCGAAATTACTATTATACCAACTGTAAAAAGATATTTTTATGTTGCATCGGCCAATATAGATTTAACGAATGGAACTACACTTCCCTCAACTCTATTTTATAACGATGATGGAAGTCCGACAACGGAATTTATGAACTTCAGCCCAAATGGATATGCTGATTTATACATCAACGCAGTCATCCAGGAGGGGGGGATGTATACAGTGAATACTAGTAACTTAACGATTAGCCCATCTAATTCGATCATTTATAGGGGAACACCAATTATTCTTGAGTTGCTGACATTCTCAGCCAGCCTGTATTCTTAAAAGTGATATAAGTTTTTTAGATGGACAGCCCTGTCATCCAATGGAAGTCTTGCATGTACTACAGTGTAGACGAAAGGAGGTGAATCGAATGGCGCTTTCACTTATTAATATTCACGTGAATGTTTCAGGTTCTTCGACACGATTTTTTAATGTATTGGCAGCACCCTTAGTTGTTGCAGATGCTACTACTGTCGCCGCGAGTACCTTTTTGGATGATAGCGGGACTGCAGCAACTGCTTTTCCAGTCGTTACGAATGGTTACTATAATCTCTATATAAACGGTGTGCTACAAGAGGGTGATTCGTATACCATTTCTGCCACGGAATTGACTTTTAATACGGTTACCGGCGATCTATCTGCTGGAACACCTTTGGTCGTAGAAGCCGTTGAGTTAGTGACAGTAACTTAACAGGAGCAGTGGGACAAGTACTCTGCCTTGTACAGGTGTTAGATATTTCTCTTCGATGAACCATCGGTACCTGGGGTAGCCATTTACCACAAGCCTAGTAGTAGCTAGACTTGTGGTAAGAGGTATCCGAACTTAGTGGCATAGCTATAATCAAACAAATAACCCCACCACAAGCGTATTATCATAAACCCCATGAATAAAGCTGTCCTTCATAATAAGTCCTTCCCTTTGTCATATATATCAGCTACTCTCTAGTGTAATTTCCCTTAGAGTAACATGTATTTCTACTAATATTTTCATCAAATTCATCATTTTTTTGATAATTTTGCTGAATAAGCAGGAAAAAAGTCGATACAATGCGAATCTATAATAAATGAGGCTAAAGAGGGGGGAGTGTTTGTGAAAATTGGAATTAGTGGCAAAGTCGTCACCGCAATGCTTATAGTTGTGTTGTCAACGATGTTGACAATTGCCTTTTACTCTCACTCCATGACAAAAGATATACTAATCGACCAAGTTGAACGAGAGCTCGCCATAAAAAATGACAATGTAAAAAATGCTGTTTCATCCGTGTTTGAACAAAAAGGTGAAGCCGTGCGACAACTGTCGTCTATTCCAGTCATCGAAAGCTTTATGAAGGCTAATGAAAAAAGAGAAAATGTTCGTTCTAATAAAGATTATGAATGGATTCAAAAGGCATTAGTGAGCGCAAAAGAAAAAAATGAAGACCTCCAGATGATTTGGCTCGCCCATACAAAGAATAGTTACTTCATTGCAAATCACGATTATGTTTCAGGTCCTACCTATTCCATCAAAGAACGTCTTTGGTATCAACAAGCTTCGGAAATGGAGGGACTTTCCTATTCTCCACTGTACCTGGACTATTTGACAAAAGAATTGACGATTAGTATCTCGCACCCGGTTACAATAGAAAATGAACGGATGGGTTATCTTGGTGTCTATATTCACTTAGATGCTCTAGCTGACTTGTTAGAACCATTCGAGACAGATGGACAAAAGTTAATTTTAGTTTCTAATCAAGGAGATATTTTATACGATCCTGAGAAGATGTGGTCAAGCTTTCAGGAGGCACAGCTAGAAGAAAAAGGACTATTACAACTTGAAAAAGATAAGACCACTTATTATGCTTCTGTTCGTCAGCTAGATGAGCTTGGCTGGAAAATAGGCGTCTATGTACCGGAAGACGTTATATTAAAACCTCTTGCCTCATATGAAAAATTGATTGTAATGGCTTGGACGATTACTATCATTATTTTGCTAGCAACACTTTCATTTGTTTTACACTATTTATTGAAAGATATTCCATCCATTGTTCGCCAGATTAATAAAATAAAGCACGGTAATCTTAGTGTTGAAATGGGTATAAAGCGGAAAGATGAAGTCGGTGAAATTGCACGAGCTGTCGAACAAATGGCGCTACAAATTAAAAACCAAGTGGATGAATTGGATTACCAAGCTAGCCATGATTCACTCACGAGTTTAGCCAATCGTAATTCAATCGAAAAAGTACTCCAACAATGGATTGATGAAGTAAATGTTGATGAAGAAATGATAGTAGTCACATTTCTCGATTTGGACCAGTTTAAACATGTGAATGATTCAAAGGGGCATGCATACGGAGATGAGTTGCTGATTGAAGTAGGGAAACGAATAGATGAAATGTTACCGAAGAATAGTTTTTTTGGACGATTCGGAGGAGATGAATTTGTGTTGATCATGCGGACTAAAAAAGATGCAGTAGAGTATACCTATTCATCTTTACAGGACATCCATGAATCATTCTCGAATCCGTTCCCATTATTTGGACAAAATATCTATATCACAGCTTCTATGGGCATCTCTCTGTATCCCGCTGATGCAGAAACGATAGGGGAATTACTAATAGCTGCCGATACGGCTCTCTATTACGCAAAAGAACAAGGTCGGAACTGTATCTACTTCTTTAACAACGACATGAAAGAACAAATTGAAAAGGAACTCAGATTAAAAGATGGTTTGAGGCAGGCATTGTTGAACGAAGAGTTTTTCCTTCATTATCAGCCACAGTTGGATATTAACAGTGGGAAGATGATGGGAGTCGAAGCACTTATTCGATGGAAGCATCCAGAATTAGGAATGGTTTCACCAGCGGAGTTCATTCCCTTAGCAGAAAGCACAGGTCAAATTATTGCCATTGGAGATTGGGTGCTAGATGCTAGTTTGCAGATGATCAAACGAGTCACGGAGAAGGAAGTCGACATCCAGCATGTGGCGGTGAATGTAAGCTCCCTTCAATTGCGCGAAGCTAATTTTGTCGATAAAGTTCAAAAGAAGCTGGCTTATTACAATGTGGAGCCATCATTACTTGAACTTGAAATAACGGAATCTGTTATTATCGATCACCAAGAAGAAACTATCCAAAAGTTAATAGAGCTAAAGAAGTTGGGTATCCAAATTGCATTGGATGATTTCGGTACAGGCTATTCTTCCTTAAATTACTTGCGTCTAATGCCTATTGACCGCGTCAAAGTAGATCGTTCCTTCATCCATCGGGTTGAAGAAGATGCCATCGTGCAGGCTATATTGAAAACAATTATTACATTAGGGCATAGTCTGGCATTCCAGATTGTTGCGGAAGGTGTGGAAGAAGAGGCGCAGCTACAGATTCTATCTGATATGAATGTCGATACGATTCAAGGCTATTACTATAGTAGGCCACTAGATGAAGAGAAGTTAGTAGAGTTTTCATAAAAATAATAAAATCACCTGCACTCATTGAAGCTGATGGATGCAGGCGTTTTTTTATGTCGTCAAGTTATCAAAGTACTTTATATACACTACTTTCTAGCAAAAATATTTGTTTGATAATTTAGCACGTCTGTTGATTAACCAAAAAATAACATGATCCAATACTGGGCGCTTTATGTTCAATCGCATTTGGTTTTGCTTTGGATTGAACGACTTCTATACAATAACCGTGCTGTTTTGATGTCTAGGGATGCGACTTCGCCGCATCCCTAGACATTTTTTCGGTAATTGTATGGTGGTCGTTCATCCGTCGCTCACCAAAAACGCTTGTACATGGAGTGCTAATGCTTTTGGAGATGAGGGAATAGAGAGCTTCTTAACTGGAGAGGGCCGCCAAAGATACAATTTTGGCGGCTTGAGCTTTTGCCAAGAGCTTTT comes from Sporosarcina sp. FSL K6-3457 and encodes:
- a CDS encoding malate:quinone oxidoreductase, encoding MSNSEKKTDVILIGAGIMSATLGTMLKELVPEWNIKVFEKLAGAGEESSNEWNNAGTGHAALCELNYTSEKPDGSVDISKAININEQFQVSMQFWSYLVNRQLIHNPQDFIMSLPHMSMVQGEENITFLKKRFEAMSNNPLFEGMEFSKDPEKLMEWIPLIMQGRPANEAIAATKIDSGTDVNFGALTRMLFDHLKTKNVDMNYKHSVDGIKRTDDGSWEVKVKNVDSGAVEKHTAKFVFIGGGGGSLHLLQKTGIPESKHIGGFPVSGIFMVCNNPEVVEKHHAKVYGKAAVGAPPMSVPHLDTRFIDNKKSLLFGPFAGFSPKFLKTGSMLDLITSVKPNNVLTMLAAGAKEMSLTKYLIQQVMLSKEQRMKELREFIPNAKIDEWDFVVAGQRVQVIKDTEAGGKGTLQFGTEVVTAEDGSVAALLGASPGASTAVHVMFEVIKKCFPQHMTEWEPKLKEMVPSYGLSLMDNPELLREVHASTAKVLGLSEDLPESSSSVEIEVEEV
- a CDS encoding histidine kinase N-terminal 7TM domain-containing diguanylate cyclase, whose product is MTSQLTAYITLVVTSGILNLYLCLYVFVRRHNYTNIANIFILYTSSITIYCFASALGLMAMTLEQIKFWTVILYIGLPFAPPLGLLFIMKYLGIKLTKKRYVALFIIPIVSLVMVATNDWHHFYYRVFEIDPILGAPYVHQEIGMWYMIYGAFIFSCMFVAFLLVLSRWRETAKVYRLQLFALMCSQLLPMLTAFLYLIGFTPPGIDPVPMVLWLSSLLYLWSINSSRMFMIMPVAKDTIFNSINDGVIVLDESYRLIEYNQVCVRMFPGLHKSMFGMDFDKVWFALVGDSFPSEFETAAFIWEMQVDVDDSKRIYQVRTSLLQHTHDRKGLLLIFTDITELKRLQVKLEQQAYYDELTQILNRRAFFQQTEQDFAAAKKTSSPLTVILIDIDFFKKVNDTYGHDVGDQMLRHVVKVCQTQLEEGILFARYGGEEFVLALNGSTALEGEALANQLRRHVEAQPLITAEGAISVTLSSGVAEATQETEETLHQLLNKADIALYAAKREGRNRVCVYTETQKVLYN
- a CDS encoding VOC family protein gives rise to the protein MITKIGQIMLYVNNQDETVKFWTETVGFSVISEEDNGQGMRWIEIAPTKDSETTIILHNKELIAKMQPELNLQTPSLLLFSDNLDALYKDLSDKQVTVGELVTMPSGRVFNFADNEGNYFAVLEKK
- a CDS encoding methylated-DNA--[protein]-cysteine S-methyltransferase translates to MHKLDYKSPIGVIEIVGSKEAVSSILFVERDGVVNVVGDETSKVVVDCFNQLDEYFKGERHVFTFPYHFEGTEFQKTVWDALTTIPYAETGSYKDIAVSINNEKAVRAVGTANGKNKLSIVIPCHRIIGADGKLTGYAGGLWRKEWLLEHERTFKKDN
- a CDS encoding IS4 family transposase, with translation MIDHNHDNNQLPKELRSVFSELEIFKHLRNAGIQKSVGFSSSYLFQIVFCLIFQHRNWFSLLESKKAERYPAKDAVYRFLNQSTFNWRRFLLAFSASTIQKVGHLTDQTRPKVFIIDDSSFDRNRSKKVELLARCFDHASPKMRFYKGFRMLTLGWSDGYTFMPVDFSLLSSKNSQINGIQADIDKRTSGYKRRVNALQTAPEQIPAMIQRALSSGIDASYVLMDSWFTMPPLIKGIVDQGIDVIGMVKATKQRYSVAGQLVDLKKLYHLAQPVQDKKSILRSIHCVMSNGTPIKIIFIQNRNKKSEWLAILSTDCTLSEQEIVRIYGMRWDIEVFFKTTKSLLKLQKEFQGRSYDSLISHTTIVFSRYIVLAWQNRCNTDERTLGGLFYELCDEVNELDWAVALQQLIELFQDVLKQTNSKLKKLVENQLQQWMAGLPSYIKAYLPISPCES
- a CDS encoding GNAT family N-acetyltransferase, yielding METIQLIGNDVLLRLMTKDDVEGIYASCQDKRIWTHMSQTLQTKEDVQAYVKQALVNREAGTEYPFVIVLRATNEIIGSTRFFDIATAHKSLELGHTWLHPSVWRTNINTECKYLLLSYCFEQLQYQRVQIKTGHQNTRSQKAIERIGATKEGILRNHMIRPNGEVRHTVMYSVVQEEWPEVKRHIEGLMKKYGK
- the pdxR gene encoding MocR-like pyridoxine biosynthesis transcription factor PdxR; translation: MELAFNGNDPYYLQIYKQIREKIIQHQLPLHTKLPSKRQLARDLGVSVHTVQEAYAQLVAEGYIDSKERSGYFVAAYDYEFLSQKVQPVQSVPSEVTDIEIDFHSGHVAKDAFPFKTWKRLLGRHIGDASFATSPWQGEWRLRQEIATYVQQSRGVFCTPQQVFISSGTQVQLQIICQFFHEVQSVAIEDPGFIRARAVFDRYHITYEAIPVDEFGVTIPSGPHQLLYTTPAHQFPLGMILPVQRRIELIQWAHQNNAYIIEDDYDGEFRYKGKPIPSLAELDQMERVIYFGTFSKTLIPSLRMSYFVLPMKLVEPFEQLFALQKSTVSRMDQLTLADFIGEGYWRRHLDKMRTIYRQKQKTIIKAIHHYLTPDYEVIGENSGLHIVIKLPADLTEKEAIALAKANHIGVYPVSNSYVNAKPDHLVLLGYGGLSHEEIDYGIQLLAEVWCGK
- a CDS encoding DUF4183 domain-containing protein, whose protein sequence is MEKYKKRKRMAEMTKITICRSQTICWPTIKISSSCIGVPPIKPPVNPSEITIIPTVKRYFYVASANIDLTNGTTLPSTLFYNDDGSPTTEFMNFSPNGYADLYINAVIQEGGMYTVNTSNLTISPSNSIIYRGTPIILELLTFSASLYS